The Lentimicrobium sp. L6 genomic sequence GCAACAAATTGAAAGAGCTTTTTGCTTAAGTTAACGCTAATGCCCCATGGGGAGCCAAAAAAATCAGATTTTAGTTTCAAAAATCAAATTAGAATAGAATATCAAATTTTTCAATCTAATCATTTTGCTGAATCTTTTCCCTGACTCCCCTTGGGCCGGAACGATGCTGTCCGCTACGATGAATGTAGCGATAATGATAGCATCGTCATTAACCGAAGCGTCAGCTGTTGGGGAAATCAGGGAAAATTAAACTATTGTAATTCTTACTGATTAGTAACTAAAAATTAATAAAACAGAATATGATAGTAATTATCATATTCTGTTTTATTTTATATCAATCCCTTCCCAAATCTATAATTCAAGCCTATAACATATTGAGTATAGGCATAAGATTCATCAATATTTAATTGCTCATAATTAATAAAAGAAAGGTCTAAAAACAGATGTGGAATTCGTTTTGAAATTTTAAGTTCAACACCTCCTCCAAATCCTATGTATACTATTCCATTCTCATAGCTTGGATAAAAATCGTTTCTTGACAATTTGTAATTACCAGTATTAAAGGAGGTTTCAACAAATACTTTAATTTTTTCTTTCTTGATAAAGTTAAATTGACCAAAAACACCAATAATATGGTGATTTTCTGAGGGACCACCTTCAGGCTTCATAAAGATAGCCATAGCTTGAACACCCAAATCTAATCGCTTTGTAATTTGCATGGCCACATTTACATTCCATGTGTATTCATTATACCTTGGCAAACCGGGCTCATCTTCATAGTAGCGCAAAAATGTGAAGGAACTACCTACACAAAAAGACTTTCCAAAGTTTCCTTGGGCGAAAATCAGAAAAGGAGTAAATAAAAAAATGGTCAGTTGAACAATTGCTTTCATAATATTGAGCTATCAAATATAAACATTCCAATATTTACTTACCAACTCAGGGCAAACGCATACTTTGTTAAAAAGCTATATTTAGAAGAAAATAGTTTAATCTATAGGTATAATGCTAGCGCGGAAATGTTTTCCGTGCGAAAATATTAACATTAAGGAATGTATTTAAATCACACGGATTAGCTTCGCTGAGCTCCCTACGGTCGGTTGCAAATCCGCGTTAGCTTTGTTAAAAATAATTAGAAAAATAAAAGTACGCGTTTGCCCTGTTACCTACTGATTTAACTTACCTAGAAAAAGTCATTTCTAATTCAATCTCAGTTTCTCCGGGTTCTAGAACCATTTCGGTTTCTGTAAGTTTTACTATTGTGGTACGGGCTGTTTTGTCCTCCCAATCGGGTACTGTGATATCTAATGCGGTTTGGTTTTCTGCCCAAGCCCAACTGGTGGTTTTATATAGCTCACCATTTTCTATTTTACGCCACTCTATACTACCATCGGTTTTAAATTTCCAAACATATTGCCAAGTGAGGTAAGCAAAGCCATGGCCATTTAAATAATAGGTATCAATATTCCATGTTTGGCATAATAGCTCTTCTTTTGTAGGAGGTGTTGGCTCTTCTTCCTCCTCTTTTTTACAGGCAGAAAAAAGCACTGCAAAAATGAATAATATTAAAATTGATTTTTTCATCTGTTTTGTTTTTGATAAAATGAAGTCAGGGTGCGAATATTTCACAAAATATAATTTATTTGCGCCCTGACTAATTATTACTTCGCTCTTATATGCTCCACTAACTCAAATTCCTGTCCATCTCTAAAAACTATTTTTACCAAGCCCATACCTTTTTTTACATAGGTTTCAGCAACCTCTTCTTGCTGTGGGTAACAGGTATATTGGTAAATATCTTTAAGCAGATACCCATTAATGCTTAAGGTATCTAGTTTGATGGCATGCCTAAGGTCGAAAAAACTATGTGGATTAAAATTATTAACAACAGTCGATGACGAACGAGAGAAAACAACATAGAAATTTTCCTCAATTCTATTAATAATAAAATTGCTACTAAATTCTGCTATACTATCAAAATAATATTCTGAATAATTGATTTTACCAGCGATACAGTATTTATTGCACTCATCGCCATCTGAGGGAGTATGAAGGACTGACCAATTACCGTTATAGCTAAATGGGAAATGAATATATGAATCATCGACAGTATTTTCAAAAATCAAGGTGTCATTCTTATAATAAGGAAACCAAGACGTATCTTCAGTTGATAATTCGGGACAAGCAGGATCCTTACAATTACTGCAACAACTAAATAATGAAACCATTAGCATTAATGTGAGGTAAAAAATTGTGCTTTTCATAGATTAGTTTTTAGTTTTTCACAATGAATTTTTCTCTAAATACTCTGCCATTATTATCAAATACTTCAATATAATAAAAACCGTTCAATAATTCATTAACATTTATTCCTTTGTTTTGGTATAATCTGCCTTCAAATAAATATATACCTTGTTGATTGTAGATTTTATAAATCATATGATCTATCTCAATATTGGCATTATTAGGAAATTATGGAATAAAAACAAATTGGGGGTCATCAAAACTATCATATCGTAAAAAACCATATTCTAAGGAATAATAAAGATAGAAAATCTTCTCGTGAAAAACATATACATCATCGTATATAACATCTCCTATTTCGACACTAATATCTGACTCTACAATCTTTGTGAAAGTTTCTGCATAAGCACTAATTTCAATTGACAAACCATCAGTGTTTGATTTTTGTATTTGAATATATCCTGTTGAATTATATCGCCTTATAGTTTCGAGATAATCAACTTGTCCAGTGGTTTTAACTTTAACAAAATCAGAACTCTCTGAACGAATTACAAAATCATTGGTATCTACAGGCCATGCACTTACTACTTTCATAGAATCCCCAACAGACCTACCCAAAAAACTTTTATCATTCTCAGTTAGATAATGATACTTCTCTTTAGTACAGGAAGAGACAAACAATCCAAATGAAATGATAATTAAAAAGATAATAAATTGATTTTTCATAATTAATTTTTTTTGCGAAGGAATTTTTCTAAATAACTCGTTATTATTCAATTAACACCTACAAAAATAAATACTAAAAATACATAGAGATACCTATACCATTATTATTAAGTTTTACACCTACAATAATAGTTGATTTATCAAATGATTGCAGATTCTTTTTATATGTATTCTTTGATATTGTACTTGTAACAAATAATGGAATTCCAACAGAAGCTGAACCAATACCTCCATATTTAAGAATAGATCCCATAAATAATCTAGGGTCAAGGTCGATTGGATTTTTCTCGTAATCTTCCAAGAAATATTCTCCAATACCTATACATGTCACTCCAATTATTGATAAGACTAATGTACTTCTTTGAACCCTAATTGCTTGCAAATATTTACTCTGATAAAATAAGTACTGATTATAATCAAATGAATCATCTTTTATAAAATCTGGTTCAGAGTCAAAAGGAACATTCATATTATTAAGTGGACTTGGTAGTTTAATATAATAAGCGTTTAGAAGCACTCCCATTGCAATCACTTTGTTTTTCTTTCCATTAACAATATCAAAAGTAACCTTGTTATGATTAATGTTTAAAATCCTACAATTCTTTATTGTATCATTACTATCCAATAAAAAGATCATATCATTATAAGAATTCTGTGCAAACAAGCCTGTAAAGCAGACTAACAGACATAGTGTTACAATTGCCTTAAGTGTTATTATTTTTCTCTTTATCTTAAAAAACATCTTACTTATCAAAAATATAGTTAACTTAAATCTACTTATATATATATCATTACAATACAACAAATTTTTCTTGAATTATTTGACCATTAATATTTATTTCTAAAATATAGATTCCATTTGCTAATTTAGAAATATCCAGTGGTTCATCGCTATAGTAATTATCATATGAATTAATTGTTTCTCCATTTAGATTCCTAATATTAACGCTACAATAATTTGGATTATTGAAAATTTTAACTTGGACATTATTATCCGCTGGATTTGGATACACGATAATAGAATTATCAATTTCAGACATTATAATATCTTGATTATTGTTTGCTTTTATTAGTATATCATCCTTACGTGAACCGTATTTAGCTCCAGGCTGTGTTGGATTATCATTCTGAATATAGTTATTATCACTAAATATTGGGGCCTTAGTACCTGAGGCATAACAATCATATTCTTCTATTTTTGCTGTAAACCTAGACCCAGTAGTTACTCGAAAACCAGGTGTGAATCTCATCCAATTTCCAGCAACTAAATTTAAACCACCATCAGTATTGGTAGAATTCGAATTACTAACTTCACCAAAGTATTCAAACGAATCAAACGCTCTTAAATTAGCTGGATTTTCAATGGTCCCATAGTGTACTCCATTTTCTGTATAAGGGTAGTTTTGATCTAGTTCCCTGTTAACCATATTCCTATATGGTTCATATCCATTCAATCCTCCATACCACCATGACCGATAATTGCGATACAAGTTGAAAAACAAAAGATAATCTATTCCTGAATAAACTCCTGTATTACCATCAGGATTATCACGCCCACTCCTTTCATTTACAGTATGACGAAAGAAATTACTACTAGCCCAACCACCATCTGCTCTATTAGGTAAATAGTCATCACAATACTCAAAATACACATCCTGTGTTGGAGCATCATTACCTACTGAATAATTATAAGGACCACATATTGGTGCTCTATTTAAAATGCTTTCAATTTTACTTTCATAATCCTCTCCTTCAAATTGATCGCAATTATCATTATGCAAATCAGTGTACAATAACATATATAGGAGATCATGATCATGTTGCAAAAACCGGTCTATATAATTTTTTGTATTGACTATTTTAAAAATACCAGTTGGATCATAAACATCCCATGAATCACCACTTATTGCTGCCACTGCTGCCATAAAAACTTTATTGTAATCCTTTCCAGGAAAAGGGTGGTCCCAATCTCCAAATTGATGAAAGTGAAGAGGTATATTTTTCCATAAAAAATCGGCAAGTGTAAAAAAGCCTGGACTTATCATTGTACCTGTTGACTCCCTTACAGCTTCTGAGATTCCAAAACTCATTGGAGCTGGCCAATGGCCTCCTCTGCCTACAGTATCTCCATTAGGATCAAATATAGTCCAAATACCAGGCATTTGATCTTCAGGATAAGGATTGATAGGAAGGATATCATCAATAAACTCGTAAACTGGAGAATTAGATAATTCCCAAGAAAACCCATGTTCTAAATTCAAGTTAGCCATATACCTAGAAATAAGCAATATATTATTGCGGGCAGTATTTCCAAAATTAAATGACATATTTTGCCCAGTTACAGTGTTTCTAAAGTCAAGAAAATTATCTCCCAAATGATGATTCACTAGCGCAAACCCCATAATTAAAAATACAGCTTGATCAACACTCATTGTTGATTTTAGTAACTCCCTTTCTATTTCAGCATCAGTCCCAGTCCAAACCTTAAAATGATCCACATACATTGGTGAACCAGGAGGCATACTACCAGGTCCATTCTCTTCTGTCAGATTATAGTTTAAATTTGTAAAATCAGGAGTGAACTCACCTGTGTATATGGGAATATCTGTCCTCATGAAAAACCCGTCTAGTTCTGCTCCATTAGGGTTTTCCCAGGGTACTTGATCCTCACACAAATCCCATCTTTCGTATGCTTTCATCGCATAATACAACTCGGTTAATGTATAATTTTTAGGGGAGCTATTTAACATATCAGCTTCTAAAGCAAGCATTGAGATATACCAACCCAAATCTATCCCTCCGTCACCAATTTTTATTTCAGCACTCCCAACGTTTTCTTGGGTTCCATTGTCTATATGCATTTTCATATATTTGTGCCTGGAACTAAACAAAACTCCTTTACCTGGGCCTTCACCAATATCAGTAAAATATTTAAGGCGATGACGGTAATACCAATACTTTTCATTTAATGATTGAGCTGGTAATATGGTCTGCTGAAGTATTAAT encodes the following:
- a CDS encoding T9SS type A sorting domain-containing protein, coding for MIYKIYNQQGIYLFEGRLYQNKGINVNELLNGFYYIEVFDNNGRVFREKFIVKN
- a CDS encoding T9SS type A sorting domain-containing protein, which codes for MQTIKKISIILLLLILQQTILPAQSLNEKYWYYRHRLKYFTDIGEGPGKGVLFSSRHKYMKMHIDNGTQENVGSAEIKIGDGGIDLGWYISMLALEADMLNSSPKNYTLTELYYAMKAYERWDLCEDQVPWENPNGAELDGFFMRTDIPIYTGEFTPDFTNLNYNLTEENGPGSMPPGSPMYVDHFKVWTGTDAEIERELLKSTMSVDQAVFLIMGFALVNHHLGDNFLDFRNTVTGQNMSFNFGNTARNNILLISRYMANLNLEHGFSWELSNSPVYEFIDDILPINPYPEDQMPGIWTIFDPNGDTVGRGGHWPAPMSFGISEAVRESTGTMISPGFFTLADFLWKNIPLHFHQFGDWDHPFPGKDYNKVFMAAVAAISGDSWDVYDPTGIFKIVNTKNYIDRFLQHDHDLLYMLLYTDLHNDNCDQFEGEDYESKIESILNRAPICGPYNYSVGNDAPTQDVYFEYCDDYLPNRADGGWASSNFFRHTVNERSGRDNPDGNTGVYSGIDYLLFFNLYRNYRSWWYGGLNGYEPYRNMVNRELDQNYPYTENGVHYGTIENPANLRAFDSFEYFGEVSNSNSTNTDGGLNLVAGNWMRFTPGFRVTTGSRFTAKIEEYDCYASGTKAPIFSDNNYIQNDNPTQPGAKYGSRKDDILIKANNNQDIIMSEIDNSIIVYPNPADNNVQVKIFNNPNYCSVNIRNLNGETINSYDNYYSDEPLDISKLANGIYILEININGQIIQEKFVVL